TCAATATTTTTCTGCCCATGCTTGCAGATAGGGCCCTGGTCTCCTGCACCTGCGGATACAGCCCCGCAGCAGTATTCAAGACCGCTCAGGACAGTATAATCAACCCCGGCTTTTTCCAGAAGAGCCACAGAAGCCTGAGCCATTACTTTGTTGATATAGGTGCCAGCGCAGCCCGGAAAATATACCACCGATCCGGGCCTGTCTATATACTCCGGGATCTCATCCATTTCAGAAATTTTTTTGAATAGGTTATTCTCAGACTCGGGATCCACCATGGTCTGCCTCTCAGAAAGGCCGTTTTCATTTATCCATTTCTGTCGGGAAGGAGATATCAGAGGCTTGATCCCGAGGTTTTCAGGGCAGGCAGAAATGCAGAGCCCGCATGTAAGGCAGCGCAGCAGGGACTCGGAATCGATATTTGATGATCCATCAAGATACCCGTAAAGCCGGTCAAGCACACCAAGGTCTTCATACCGGGAGCAGACCTCGAGACACTGCCCGCATCTCGTACATTTTTCCCTGTGTTCTTCTACTATATTCATATTTTAACTCCATATCATTTTAAACTCATGCGACTTTATTCTCATATCGATCCTTAAAACCTCTTTCTGAAGAATTCTACCCCTGCAGGTCATTGAACCGGAAAAGCCTCCTTTAAAAAGTATGGGGGGCTCTCTATGAAAGCTGGAAACCTGAAATCGGAGATCTTTCAAAAGAAGATAAGACTATATCCATAGATGCAGTATCAATATCCAGATAAAGGAAGGGATTGAAATATTTGATGATTTAAAAAACAGTGCGAGAAAACTGGTAATTCCATTAGCCCGTTCAATACCTCTCTCCCCGAACACCCTTACCCTGCTCGGCTTTGCGGTAAGTGTGGCTGCCGGAGCTGCATTTGTCCTTGGCAAACCCTTTGAGGGTGGTCTCCTTATCCTCCTCAGCGGAGTTTTCGATGTCCTTGACGGAGGAGTCGCAAGAGCAAAAGGAAGGATCACCCCTTTCGGAGGCGTGCTTGACTCGGTATGCGACCGTTACTCAGACGGGCTCATGTTTCTCGGGATAATGGCAGGAGCAATAAACGGGAAGCTTACGGTTCTCCCTATCATGGGGATTGAAGGCTGGCTCTGGTCAGGCTATGCCCTTATCGGTTCTTTTCTCGTAAGCTACACACGCGCCCGCGCAGAGTCCGCAGGCTGCAGGAAGTTATCTGTAGGAATTGCCGAACGCACGGAAAGGATGCTTATCCTGGCTTTCGGAGCCCTTACAGGATTCCTCGGCTGGGCGCTTGTCCTGATAGCGGTATTTTCACATATCACCATGATCCAGAGGGTCCTGAGAGCAAAAAGCATACTGAACAATCCGTCTGAGCCCGGCATCCAGAAACCGTAACCGGAAATCCCGTAAAAGCCGTACGAAAAAGAAACAGGGACTGCAATCGAAAAAGAATAAAGAAAAGATGCTGGCTATTCTCTACCGATACGCATTTATACTACATGTTTAATTACAATAGTTGGTTGATGGCGAGCAAGGAAAACCCTTTGCCATCGAAGAAATAGATCTGCTCTGCGGGGCCGTAGGGTAGCTTGGTCCATCCTGCAAGACTGGGGGTCTTGCGACTTGAGTTCGAATCTCAACGGCCCCACCAGAATCACATTTTGATCAGGCTTTTTTATATGACCCGGTGCTTTCATGATCAGTGTTTTTACATGATTTCAGTGATTTTATATTCAGCGTTTTTACAATTGCCTTTTTTATGAAGAAATTCTGTTTTTCAGCTTATTTAATCGTTTTAGATTTTTTAAGGCTTCAATCACCTTTTTTTCCAAAAAAGGAAAGAAAAAAATGAAAAATCCAGGTTCAGAACTCTCAGATTCCTCTACGTTTGACACCTACATATTTTCATTTCATGATAAAAATCCCTCTTAATATACAGAGGCACCACAACCTGAGAAAAGATAGCAAACCATTTTTATAATGTAAACGCTGTTTACATGTCGGGTTAGTATGAGACTTCACTGGATTGATGCATTGAAAGGAATCGGGATTATGCTTGTGGTGTTTGCGCATCACAGTTTGCCGATAGCGCTTGATACCTATATATTTTCATTTCACATGCCGCTTTTCTTTTTCATTTCCGGGTTTCTGTTTAATTTCGGAAAATATGCTGAATCGGCTGGAAATTTTGTCAAATGGAGGTTCAGATCTCTTATTGTGCCTTACTTTTCTTTTGCTGTACTGACCTGTCTGTTTTACTTTTTGCTGGATACTGCATTCCAGCCAGGAGTCACAAACATTGAGTTTTTCCGGAACAGCGCTCTTTATGGGATCTATTCCATCGTATATGCACTGGGTCCCCTTGTGTCCTATAATCCGCCTCTCTGGTTTCTGACCTGCCTTTTCGTGACAGAGATCCTCTTTTACGGGCTTGCAAAAAACTATTACGGAAAGCCGGGAAAGATTGTATTCTGGCTTACTGCCGCCGG
This window of the Methanosarcina mazei S-6 genome carries:
- a CDS encoding CDP-alcohol phosphatidyltransferase family protein — protein: MPLSPNTLTLLGFAVSVAAGAAFVLGKPFEGGLLILLSGVFDVLDGGVARAKGRITPFGGVLDSVCDRYSDGLMFLGIMAGAINGKLTVLPIMGIEGWLWSGYALIGSFLVSYTRARAESAGCRKLSVGIAERTERMLILAFGALTGFLGWALVLIAVFSHITMIQRVLRAKSILNNPSEPGIQKP